One window from the genome of Echinicola vietnamensis DSM 17526 encodes:
- a CDS encoding copper-translocating P-type ATPase: MKDHKHHHSDHHPSGQEAMEHSSEHHHHTGHHDHHKHMISDFKKRFYINCALSIPVLVFSEMIQHFFGFSFTFPGMDYVAAGLSSFIFFYGGWPFLKGLKEELSEGGPGMMTLIAIAITVAWTYSTVVVFGLKGMVFYWELVTLIDIMLLGHWLEMRSVMGASKALEKLAELMPSEAHKLDGDTMHDVKISELNKGDIILIKPGEKVPADGKIIDGESDLDQSALTGESKPVQKSKGDEVIGGAINGDGSLKVEVKSSGEDSYLSKVIRLVEEAQQTKSKTQNLANRAASWLAYIAIGVGIVTFIAWSFFSSQGVDFALERMVTVMIITCPHALGLAVPLVVSISTALSAKNGLLVRNRTAFENSRKISAIVFDKTGTLTEGNFGVNRIESLYGLPQNELLSTVAAIEQHSEHPIAKGIVKESKNRGLKLPRTSGFSATKGRGVSARVGGVIYQIVSPGYLEDQGLDLPEGAMTDQIETIVFVLKEGELIGFIALADQIRKESKGAIALLKEQGIKVLMATGDNEQTAKAVADELGLDGYFSQVLPHQKSELIEKLQSKGEYVAMTGDGVNDAPALAKADIGIAVGSGTDVAAETADIILTESSPEDISRLIIFGRATYNKMVQNLIWATGYNVIAIPLAAGVLFSEGIMINPAIGAALMSLSTIVCAANAQLLRLKFN; this comes from the coding sequence ATGAAAGACCACAAACATCATCATAGTGATCACCACCCAAGTGGACAGGAAGCAATGGAGCATTCGTCTGAACATCACCATCATACCGGTCACCATGATCATCATAAGCACATGATAAGCGACTTTAAGAAGCGTTTTTATATCAATTGTGCCCTTTCGATTCCAGTATTGGTTTTTTCGGAAATGATCCAGCATTTTTTTGGGTTTTCATTCACTTTTCCCGGAATGGACTATGTAGCGGCTGGTTTGTCCAGCTTTATATTTTTCTACGGTGGATGGCCATTCCTCAAGGGACTCAAAGAGGAACTTTCTGAAGGGGGACCAGGGATGATGACCTTGATCGCTATAGCCATTACAGTGGCCTGGACGTACAGTACGGTGGTGGTATTTGGCCTTAAAGGAATGGTTTTTTATTGGGAACTGGTCACCTTGATTGATATTATGCTGCTGGGACACTGGCTGGAAATGCGCTCGGTAATGGGGGCTTCAAAGGCCCTTGAGAAACTGGCAGAACTGATGCCTTCTGAGGCCCACAAATTGGACGGGGACACAATGCATGATGTAAAAATCAGTGAGCTGAATAAAGGAGATATCATATTGATCAAGCCTGGAGAGAAAGTTCCGGCTGATGGTAAAATTATAGACGGAGAAAGTGATTTGGACCAAAGCGCGCTTACAGGAGAGAGCAAACCCGTGCAAAAATCTAAAGGGGATGAGGTGATAGGCGGGGCAATCAATGGGGATGGCAGCCTCAAAGTGGAAGTAAAATCCTCCGGTGAGGACAGCTATCTTAGCAAAGTGATCAGACTGGTGGAAGAAGCCCAACAAACCAAGTCAAAAACGCAAAATCTTGCCAATAGAGCAGCAAGCTGGTTGGCCTATATTGCCATAGGTGTGGGAATAGTCACTTTTATCGCATGGTCTTTTTTTAGTTCACAGGGCGTGGATTTTGCCCTTGAACGAATGGTTACCGTAATGATCATCACCTGCCCGCATGCCCTGGGTCTTGCTGTACCTCTGGTGGTTTCGATCTCGACGGCCTTATCGGCCAAAAACGGCTTGTTGGTACGAAACCGGACAGCTTTTGAGAACAGCCGAAAAATCTCTGCCATTGTATTCGATAAAACCGGAACCCTGACAGAAGGTAATTTTGGTGTAAACAGGATTGAAAGCTTGTACGGCCTGCCCCAGAATGAACTGTTATCAACTGTTGCAGCAATTGAACAGCATTCGGAACATCCCATAGCCAAAGGTATTGTGAAAGAAAGCAAAAACCGTGGTCTCAAACTTCCCCGGACCTCAGGCTTCAGTGCCACAAAAGGAAGAGGGGTAAGTGCCAGGGTTGGAGGTGTGATTTATCAGATCGTCAGTCCGGGATATCTGGAGGATCAAGGTCTTGACTTGCCTGAAGGAGCTATGACTGACCAAATCGAGACTATCGTATTTGTCCTTAAGGAAGGGGAACTGATAGGATTTATTGCTTTGGCTGATCAAATTAGAAAGGAAAGTAAAGGGGCCATCGCATTGCTCAAGGAACAGGGCATTAAGGTATTGATGGCTACTGGGGATAATGAACAAACCGCCAAAGCAGTGGCTGATGAACTCGGACTTGATGGCTACTTCAGCCAAGTACTGCCGCATCAAAAGTCAGAACTTATTGAGAAACTACAGTCCAAGGGAGAATACGTAGCGATGACCGGTGATGGGGTAAATGATGCACCTGCATTGGCCAAAGCGGATATTGGGATTGCCGTGGGATCCGGTACAGATGTAGCCGCTGAAACGGCAGACATTATTCTTACTGAAAGCAGTCCTGAGGATATCAGTCGTCTGATCATATTTGGAAGGGCAACCTATAATAAAATGGTTCAGAACCTTATATGGGCAACAGGCTACAATGTGATTGCCATTCCCTTGGCCGCAGGAGTGTTATTTTCTGAGGGGATCATGATAAATCCGGCCATAGGTGCTGCGTTGATGAGCCTTAGCACCATTGTTTGTGCCGCCAACGCACAGTTGTTGAGATTGAAGTTTAATTAA
- a CDS encoding DUF2231 domain-containing protein, with amino-acid sequence MEVLWPEWAPNIHPMIIHFPIVLWSVAVIADLILLFCSKSWIRNMTVTLYTMGALGGFAAYLSGTQAIDMVSVPMQGEITAGNHSDWGRYTFYFLSAYAIIRLVLFWIQRDRNRWLAVLLFILGLAGMGMVTKTADLGGKLVYKYGVGTKK; translated from the coding sequence ATGGAGGTTTTGTGGCCCGAATGGGCACCCAACATTCATCCAATGATCATCCATTTCCCGATAGTGTTGTGGTCTGTGGCCGTCATTGCTGACCTGATTTTATTATTCTGCTCCAAAAGCTGGATCAGGAATATGACGGTCACTTTATATACTATGGGAGCACTAGGAGGTTTTGCGGCTTATCTAAGTGGAACACAGGCGATAGATATGGTTTCTGTACCCATGCAGGGAGAAATAACTGCAGGAAACCATTCTGATTGGGGGAGGTATACTTTTTACTTTCTTTCGGCTTATGCGATAATCCGTCTTGTTCTTTTTTGGATACAGAGGGACAGGAACAGGTGGTTGGCTGTTCTTCTTTTCATACTGGGATTGGCAGGTATGGGTATGGTGACTAAAACTGCGGATCTTGGAGGCAAACTGGTATATAAATATGGTGTAGGAACTAAAAAATAA
- a CDS encoding permease: MDNFLKQWGEAAYTSTGFFWMALWAFILGYAVSSFIQIFVTEKRMQETMGDAKAKSILLGTFFGFISSSCSFSALATSKSLFQKGASFASSIAFLLASTNLVIELGIIISIFLGWQFVVGEYVGGILLILCSWLLIRLIKPNGLIEKARKNLDSSSDKQAESSSFKEKVQSKKNWAKVGKQYAMEWKMVWKDVTLGFTIAGIVSAFVPDSFFQTLFINTGEGQNTFGFFTLLEHVIVGPVAAFLTFIGSMGNIPLAALLFGKGVSFAGVMAFIFSDLIVFPVLRINAKYYGWKMSLFILFLLFTSLIVTALLLHYGFSFLDFLPDSSGKSITESDHFKIDYTFFLNIAFFIVSGILIYFGFYKGRDVKYHKEMAPKSPMLEKILKWLAFVCYAWLVTGIFIKMIIL; the protein is encoded by the coding sequence ATGGACAACTTTCTAAAACAATGGGGTGAAGCGGCGTATACCAGTACCGGTTTTTTCTGGATGGCACTGTGGGCTTTTATCCTAGGTTATGCTGTAAGTTCATTTATACAAATCTTTGTTACAGAGAAGCGTATGCAGGAAACCATGGGCGATGCCAAGGCTAAAAGTATACTGTTAGGTACCTTCTTCGGTTTTATCAGCAGTTCGTGCAGTTTCTCCGCATTGGCCACCTCCAAATCCCTTTTCCAGAAGGGAGCAAGTTTTGCTTCTTCTATTGCTTTTTTATTGGCGTCGACCAACTTGGTGATTGAGCTGGGAATTATCATATCGATTTTCCTGGGCTGGCAATTTGTAGTCGGAGAGTATGTCGGAGGGATTTTGTTGATCCTTTGCAGTTGGTTGCTGATTCGCCTGATCAAGCCCAACGGGCTAATTGAAAAGGCAAGGAAGAACCTCGACAGCTCCTCTGACAAGCAGGCGGAATCATCCTCCTTTAAGGAAAAGGTCCAATCCAAAAAAAACTGGGCAAAAGTAGGCAAACAATATGCCATGGAGTGGAAGATGGTATGGAAAGACGTGACCTTGGGCTTTACGATTGCGGGCATTGTTTCGGCTTTTGTACCGGACAGCTTTTTTCAGACACTTTTTATTAATACTGGTGAAGGCCAAAACACTTTTGGTTTTTTTACCCTTCTGGAACATGTCATTGTGGGACCTGTAGCTGCGTTTCTAACCTTTATAGGCTCCATGGGAAACATTCCATTGGCGGCATTGTTGTTTGGCAAGGGAGTAAGCTTTGCAGGAGTCATGGCCTTTATTTTTAGCGACCTCATCGTCTTCCCGGTACTCAGGATCAATGCCAAGTACTATGGGTGGAAGATGTCATTGTTCATACTCTTTCTATTGTTTACTTCACTTATTGTCACAGCCTTACTCTTGCACTATGGCTTCAGCTTTTTAGACTTCTTACCGGATAGTTCGGGAAAAAGCATTACCGAGAGCGATCATTTTAAGATTGACTACACCTTCTTCCTAAATATTGCATTTTTTATAGTGTCCGGAATTTTGATCTACTTCGGTTTTTATAAAGGAAGAGACGTTAAATACCATAAGGAGATGGCACCGAAAAGCCCAATGTTGGAGAAAATACTCAAATGGTTAGCTTTTGTTTGTTATGCTTGGCTTGTGACTGGAATTTTTATCAAAATGATAATACTGTAA
- a CDS encoding helix-turn-helix domain-containing protein, whose product MNKVTIHIKNMVCHRCILAVKEILEDLQIEAQEVALGQVTLSDELGTEIRNKLAGQLKKIGFELLEEGRSSLISRIKTLIVEQIHYNKEPLKENFSTFLSDKLNHDYSYLSRFFSSVEGVTIEKFIALQKIEKVKELLFYDELTLSEIAFLMNYSSTAYLSTQFKKETGMTPTQFKSMHQPGHRDLDSI is encoded by the coding sequence ATGAATAAAGTAACAATCCATATTAAGAACATGGTGTGCCACCGTTGTATCCTGGCAGTGAAGGAAATTTTGGAAGATTTGCAGATTGAAGCCCAGGAGGTAGCATTAGGACAGGTAACCTTATCAGATGAATTAGGGACTGAAATAAGAAATAAGCTCGCCGGGCAATTAAAAAAAATTGGTTTTGAATTGCTGGAAGAAGGACGGTCCAGTCTTATTTCCCGCATCAAAACATTGATTGTTGAACAAATCCATTATAATAAAGAGCCACTGAAAGAAAATTTCTCCACCTTTCTTTCAGATAAGCTAAACCATGACTATTCGTATTTGAGCCGTTTTTTCTCCTCCGTAGAGGGGGTTACCATAGAGAAGTTTATAGCCTTGCAGAAAATTGAGAAAGTAAAGGAATTGCTTTTTTATGATGAGTTGACCCTGTCAGAAATTGCCTTTTTGATGAATTACAGCAGTACAGCTTACCTATCCACCCAGTTTAAAAAGGAAACAGGGATGACTCCTACCCAGTTTAAAAGCATGCATCAACCAGGGCATCGAGATTTGGATAGTATTTAA
- a CDS encoding DUF3347 domain-containing protein, translated as MKNVMSKKALLVAVMALISLGVYAQHDHSNHGDKKKMAQHIEPVFKNKEVGSTYSHYIALKDALVASQSGEVQKAAEKLKQSLESVKDAKTVQEEAGKIASASNLDDQRKAFASLSKEMAVLVKANAPSKGEVYLDYCPMANGNTGAYWLSSQREIKNPYFGDKMLKCGSVKETIK; from the coding sequence ATGAAAAATGTAATGAGTAAAAAAGCGCTGCTGGTAGCGGTAATGGCTTTAATCAGCCTTGGGGTTTATGCACAACATGACCATAGCAATCATGGAGATAAGAAAAAAATGGCCCAACACATAGAACCTGTGTTTAAAAACAAAGAGGTGGGAAGTACCTATAGCCATTATATAGCCCTTAAAGATGCTCTAGTAGCGTCACAGTCCGGAGAAGTCCAAAAGGCTGCGGAGAAGCTTAAACAGTCTTTAGAATCTGTAAAGGATGCGAAAACAGTGCAGGAGGAAGCAGGTAAAATAGCCTCAGCTTCCAATCTCGATGACCAACGGAAAGCCTTTGCCTCATTGAGTAAAGAAATGGCCGTTTTGGTTAAAGCAAATGCTCCTTCAAAGGGTGAGGTATACCTGGATTACTGCCCGATGGCCAATGGAAATACCGGTGCTTATTGGCTATCAAGCCAAAGGGAAATCAAGAATCCATATTTTGGCGATAAAATGCTGAAATGTGGGAGTGTGAAGGAAACGATCAAATAA
- a CDS encoding multicopper oxidase domain-containing protein — protein MNSYAIKPYIILFFITISFFSVRGQSLMEKSVEGNSQNLPVREYTITLREEKVSKAGKEVMGMTIDGGIPGPTLRFTEGEYAVIYVKNEMREETSVHWHGLLLPNFYDGVPYLTTPPIQPGKTLKYEFPIKQSGTYWYHSHTMLQEQSGVYGSIVIEPKEKVLEYDKELVMVLSDWTNEKPMDVLRFLKRGTEWYNWRKGTATPLNQVIARGALGAQLEFWRQRMEGADIADIYYPTFLVNGEKRQDYPDFKSGEKVRLRIINGAASTSFWMTFGGGNPTIVSADGLNVVPIEHNKTFIAIAETYDFIVTIPKKSKMEFRITAQDGSGTASAFLGNGDVLSAPPVPRPDKIGMMMQMSKMDMRMGAPALKFRPKKDEPEKMMKRWGMQMDELMSGMDMNQSDSGMTEHHNMDMKHEEHGNTQNKNMAGMEMQGKKAKSKDDGSKMQMEGMDMFSEYNYDYLKSPDKTTYNEDIPVRDILLNLTGNMSRYVWSLNGIPLAETDKIKINEGEVTRITFNNLTMMHHPMHLHGHFFRVINENGDYSPLKHTVNVPPMQKVTIEFYGNEYGDWFFHCHILYHMMGGMARVVSYDTPRDKRMEPYPVSNLVHETNKFYNWGMADLATHTGAFNIVSSNIRNQFNLAIEYGWNKNFEAEFSYEYYMYDYLRVFGGVNVENTTQNSLDDINTTAVAGIRWFTPYMFDVDIRIDNELRPRIGIGRSLMLFPRFSVFGYYEYQFDAGWVNTLEGNTNYTQEIVWNAGGEFLLSKNFSLMAGYDNRFGGGGGLSVRF, from the coding sequence ATGAATAGCTATGCGATTAAACCATATATTATTTTATTTTTCATAACTATTTCATTCTTCTCTGTCAGGGGACAAAGCCTTATGGAGAAGTCTGTAGAAGGAAACTCACAAAACCTACCTGTCAGAGAGTATACCATCACCCTGAGGGAAGAAAAAGTAAGTAAAGCAGGGAAGGAGGTGATGGGGATGACCATTGATGGAGGGATTCCGGGCCCTACCTTACGTTTTACAGAAGGGGAATATGCAGTAATTTACGTAAAGAATGAGATGAGGGAAGAAACTTCTGTTCATTGGCATGGGCTGTTGCTTCCCAATTTTTATGACGGTGTTCCTTATCTCACCACACCGCCTATTCAACCTGGGAAAACCCTGAAATATGAATTTCCGATCAAACAATCAGGCACTTATTGGTATCATTCACATACCATGCTACAGGAACAAAGTGGCGTTTACGGTTCTATCGTGATCGAACCGAAAGAAAAAGTGCTTGAATATGATAAAGAATTGGTGATGGTCCTTTCGGATTGGACCAATGAAAAACCCATGGACGTACTACGGTTTTTAAAAAGAGGTACTGAATGGTACAACTGGAGAAAAGGAACGGCCACACCCCTTAATCAGGTTATTGCACGGGGTGCACTGGGTGCACAGCTCGAGTTTTGGCGACAAAGAATGGAGGGCGCTGATATTGCCGATATTTATTACCCTACATTCCTTGTAAATGGGGAAAAGAGGCAAGATTACCCGGATTTCAAATCCGGTGAAAAAGTTAGGCTGCGGATTATAAATGGGGCAGCTTCTACCTCATTTTGGATGACCTTTGGAGGAGGAAACCCTACAATAGTGTCTGCAGATGGCTTAAATGTGGTACCTATCGAACATAACAAAACCTTTATTGCTATAGCAGAGACTTATGATTTTATTGTTACTATTCCAAAAAAAAGTAAGATGGAATTCCGGATTACAGCCCAGGATGGATCAGGGACTGCATCGGCTTTTTTAGGAAACGGTGATGTCCTTTCGGCACCGCCAGTGCCCCGCCCAGATAAAATTGGTATGATGATGCAGATGTCAAAAATGGATATGAGGATGGGGGCACCTGCATTAAAGTTTAGGCCAAAAAAAGATGAGCCGGAGAAAATGATGAAAAGGTGGGGAATGCAGATGGATGAATTAATGAGCGGAATGGATATGAACCAGAGCGACTCAGGGATGACTGAACATCATAACATGGATATGAAGCATGAAGAACATGGTAATACCCAAAATAAAAATATGGCTGGTATGGAGATGCAGGGAAAGAAAGCTAAGAGTAAAGATGACGGTTCCAAAATGCAAATGGAAGGGATGGATATGTTTTCTGAGTACAATTATGACTATTTGAAATCTCCGGATAAAACCACCTATAATGAGGATATTCCGGTACGAGATATTTTGCTGAACCTGACAGGAAATATGAGTCGATATGTATGGAGCTTAAACGGAATCCCCCTTGCTGAAACAGACAAGATTAAAATTAATGAGGGTGAAGTAACGAGAATTACTTTCAACAACCTCACCATGATGCACCATCCCATGCACCTGCATGGGCATTTTTTCAGGGTAATTAATGAGAATGGAGACTACTCACCTTTGAAACACACTGTTAATGTGCCCCCAATGCAAAAAGTAACCATCGAATTCTATGGTAATGAATATGGAGACTGGTTTTTTCATTGCCACATCCTTTATCATATGATGGGAGGTATGGCACGAGTGGTGAGCTATGATACCCCAAGAGATAAGAGAATGGAGCCCTATCCTGTTTCTAACCTGGTGCATGAAACCAATAAATTTTATAATTGGGGAATGGCAGACCTCGCTACCCATACCGGTGCATTTAATATAGTATCCTCAAACATTCGCAACCAATTTAATCTGGCAATAGAGTATGGTTGGAATAAAAACTTTGAAGCAGAGTTTTCTTATGAATATTATATGTATGACTATCTGCGTGTATTTGGGGGAGTAAATGTTGAAAATACCACTCAAAATAGTTTGGATGATATCAATACCACAGCAGTAGCCGGTATCCGATGGTTTACTCCGTATATGTTTGATGTCGATATTAGAATTGACAATGAATTAAGACCAAGAATTGGAATCGGACGATCTTTGATGCTCTTCCCCAGGTTTTCCGTTTTTGGTTATTATGAATACCAATTTGATGCGGGTTGGGTCAATACCCTGGAAGGTAATACTAACTATACTCAGGAAATTGTTTGGAATGCAGGCGGAGAATTCCTGTTATCCAAAAATTTTTCATTGATGGCCGGTTATGATAACCGCTTTGGTGGGGGAGGCGGACTATCTGTCAGATTTTAA